The following proteins come from a genomic window of Trueperaceae bacterium:
- a CDS encoding AAA+ family ATPase, with protein sequence MMFYLLSGLEDKKWWQRLVDLERAIERGQIQEAHGAYRDVFRCLVERGCCDLTQIAAEDLLGCNSDGGRDLGSGALLTDSLNCALSLDIECLISAINRDWEELLAAITDRPIPSLQGVGSGTMSPEVGQLSACIKEADSIGVIRLLESIYRKIGLGRFAQHHAFVWQQDFIALPRVETDDSNILFDVDDQLDRLVSNTEALLTGSFSQDVLLYGPRGTGKSTAIRGLLKQFAGQGLRMVEVRREHLNDLTSILSQLAHHPQRFVVFLDDLSFEKGEVGYRNLKSLIEGGLERRPINVRFYATSNRRHLIRENFTDRPDPLDDDVNRWDSHNENLSLADRFGLTITFPNQTQHSYVRIVEQLAAQEGVLEPHLTKKAIRYADWGNGYSGRTARQFIDSLKIHLND encoded by the coding sequence ATGATGTTTTATTTGTTATCTGGACTCGAGGATAAAAAGTGGTGGCAGAGGCTGGTCGATCTCGAAAGGGCGATTGAACGTGGGCAAATACAAGAAGCCCACGGAGCGTATCGGGATGTTTTCCGGTGCCTTGTTGAACGTGGTTGCTGTGACCTTACCCAAATCGCAGCAGAAGATTTGCTGGGATGTAATTCAGATGGCGGTAGGGATTTAGGTTCTGGCGCCCTTCTTACTGATTCCTTAAATTGCGCACTTTCTTTAGATATTGAATGTTTAATTTCCGCTATTAATCGAGACTGGGAAGAACTTCTAGCAGCGATTACCGATCGACCGATACCAAGTTTGCAGGGAGTAGGCTCAGGCACAATGTCCCCAGAGGTTGGTCAATTATCCGCCTGCATAAAGGAAGCTGATTCTATCGGGGTTATACGATTACTTGAAAGTATTTATAGAAAAATTGGTTTAGGTAGATTTGCTCAGCACCATGCGTTTGTATGGCAGCAGGACTTCATCGCTCTTCCTCGGGTAGAAACTGATGATTCAAACATCCTCTTTGATGTAGATGACCAGTTAGATAGATTAGTAAGCAATACGGAGGCCCTGTTAACTGGCAGCTTTTCTCAAGATGTCCTCCTTTACGGGCCAAGGGGAACGGGTAAATCAACAGCCATCCGTGGCCTGTTAAAGCAGTTTGCTGGACAGGGACTACGGATGGTAGAAGTCCGTCGAGAACATCTAAACGATTTGACAAGCATCCTCTCTCAACTAGCCCATCATCCTCAAAGATTTGTAGTATTCCTAGATGATTTAAGTTTTGAGAAAGGCGAAGTAGGATATAGAAACCTGAAGAGTCTCATCGAGGGTGGTTTGGAAAGGCGCCCAATTAACGTCAGGTTTTATGCAACTAGTAACCGCCGCCATTTAATTAGAGAGAACTTTACTGATCGTCCTGATCCCCTTGATGATGATGTCAACCGTTGGGACAGCCACAATGAAAACCTGTCATTAGCAGATAGGTTTGGTTTGACCATTACTTTTCCTAATCAAACACAACACAGTTATGTTCGCATAGTAGAACAACTTGCAGCACAAGAGGGCGTGTTAGAACCGCATCTTACTAAGAAGGCCATCAGGTACGCAGATTGGGGTAACGGTTATTCAGGCAGGACAGCACGCCAATTTATCGATAGCTTGAAAATCCATCTAAATGATTAA
- a CDS encoding deoxyguanosinetriphosphate triphosphohydrolase: MLFDRETLQENERKTLAPYASFSADSKGRKYKEPESRSRTAFQKDRDRVIHTSAFRRLEYKTQVFVNYEGDYYRTRLTHTLEVAQVARALSRALGLNEDLAETVALAHDLGHPPFGHAGEETLDRLASSVGGFDHNKQSLRIVSKLEQRYANFPGLNLCWETLEGIIKHETAYDTADDQWQPGKQPSLEAQVVNLADELAYNAHDLDDGLRSGLLNIRQIANVPLIGILMNSLGIDNQPFSREDRYLLIRELLGLAIEDAVATTVKQIRRAGARDANDVRGEEGRLVTNSARVTKQLLELRTFLHDNLYFHYRIIRMRKKADQILSQIFEAYMTSPQMLPSATYEEIELLGLRRTITDYIAGMTDRYASEEYGKLFYPNLLT; this comes from the coding sequence GTGCTTTTTGACCGAGAAACACTACAAGAAAACGAACGTAAGACTCTGGCTCCATATGCAAGTTTTTCTGCTGACTCTAAAGGCCGAAAATATAAAGAACCGGAAAGTCGGTCCAGGACCGCTTTTCAAAAGGATCGGGACCGCGTCATCCACACTAGCGCTTTCCGTCGCCTAGAGTACAAGACCCAGGTTTTTGTTAATTATGAGGGCGATTATTACAGGACACGCTTAACCCATACCCTTGAGGTCGCCCAGGTCGCTCGGGCTTTATCTAGAGCACTCGGCCTCAATGAGGATTTAGCAGAAACAGTAGCTCTAGCCCACGACTTGGGCCATCCCCCATTTGGACACGCTGGGGAAGAAACTCTAGATCGTCTTGCTTCATCAGTTGGTGGCTTTGACCACAACAAACAAAGTCTACGTATAGTCAGCAAGTTGGAACAACGATACGCTAATTTCCCTGGCCTTAACCTATGCTGGGAAACTCTAGAAGGAATTATTAAACATGAAACTGCGTATGACACTGCCGATGATCAGTGGCAACCAGGTAAACAGCCAAGCCTCGAAGCTCAGGTAGTGAATCTTGCTGACGAGCTGGCTTATAACGCCCACGATCTTGACGACGGCCTTCGATCAGGCCTTCTAAATATCCGCCAAATAGCTAATGTTCCCCTGATTGGGATCCTAATGAATTCCCTCGGAATCGATAATCAGCCATTCAGCCGTGAGGATCGCTACCTCTTAATTCGCGAGTTGCTCGGCCTGGCAATCGAGGACGCAGTAGCAACAACTGTGAAGCAGATTAGGAGAGCTGGGGCGCGAGATGCTAATGATGTTCGAGGAGAAGAAGGCAGGCTTGTAACCAATTCCGCTAGGGTTACCAAGCAATTGTTAGAACTAAGAACCTTTTTACACGACAATCTATACTTCCATTATCGGATTATAAGAATGAGAAAAAAGGCTGATCAAATTTTGTCGCAAATCTTTGAAGCATACATGACCAGTCCCCAAATGCTGCCTTCGGCTACCTACGAAGAAATAGAACTTCTAGGTTTAAGGAGAACTATTACCGACTACATCGCAGGCATGACGGACCGATATGCTAGTGAAGAGTATGGAAAATTATTTTACCCAAATTTGCTAACTTAA
- a CDS encoding histidinol phosphate phosphatase, translating to MSDLSKYIDFAVETAHLAGKETLRLFQSGVETEFKVDNTPVTEADRRSELLIRSRIEDTFPNHGVLGEEFGEMGSGESHRWVIDPIDGTKAFSRGVPLYGVLIGLEIEGNIEVGVSHFPGLGETVYAASGVGCFWNGRRCNVAGTTSLEHAYLSCTDPSPYQFAKYEKGDSFARMQEAVYHRAGWSDAYGHALVATGRIEVMLDPILEPWDAAPFPVILREAGGYFGDWEGTETIYGREGMSTTRVLLEEVLKTIRGETSL from the coding sequence GTGTCTGATCTGTCCAAGTATATTGATTTCGCTGTGGAGACAGCTCACCTTGCAGGTAAAGAGACCCTTCGCTTGTTTCAATCAGGGGTGGAAACTGAGTTTAAAGTGGATAACACCCCAGTTACTGAGGCTGACCGGAGGTCGGAACTTCTTATCAGGAGCCGAATAGAGGATACCTTTCCCAATCACGGGGTTTTGGGGGAGGAATTTGGGGAGATGGGAAGCGGCGAGAGTCATCGATGGGTAATTGATCCCATTGACGGAACTAAAGCTTTCAGTCGAGGCGTACCACTTTATGGTGTTTTGATTGGGCTGGAAATAGAGGGAAATATTGAGGTAGGAGTCTCCCATTTTCCGGGACTTGGAGAAACCGTATATGCGGCCTCAGGTGTAGGGTGCTTCTGGAATGGGCGGCGGTGTAATGTTGCTGGTACAACCAGCCTTGAGCATGCATACTTATCGTGTACGGATCCTAGTCCCTATCAGTTCGCTAAATATGAGAAAGGCGATTCTTTCGCACGAATGCAGGAAGCAGTCTATCATCGGGCTGGTTGGTCTGATGCATACGGACATGCGCTAGTTGCTACTGGGCGGATAGAAGTGATGTTAGATCCCATTCTTGAACCTTGGGACGCTGCACCGTTTCCAGTGATTTTGCGTGAAGCGGGGGGCTATTTTGGAGATTGGGAAGGAACCGAGACTATATATGGTCGAGAAGGTATGAGCACTACGAGAGTGCTTCTAGAAGAAGTCCTAAAGACTATTCGGGGTGAAACTTCTCTGTAG